A single Tamandua tetradactyla isolate mTamTet1 chromosome X, mTamTet1.pri, whole genome shotgun sequence DNA region contains:
- the LOC143670260 gene encoding melanoma-associated antigen 10-like produces MLHSPKRPRYMLEQDLQDQIETRQTLSVQIPVAIEEASSSCSPSPLVPNFSEGVPAAGTPSTPQSPQRISATSTSSYISDESSSSKEENVNTIPVTESLLNDALDKKVVDLVQFLLRKYRKKEPITKEDMLKMIIRNYKEYFPVILKKTRECLELVFGLDVKEADTIGQLYVFEHTLDLTYDGMLSDDRGMPKTGLLILILSLIFMEGNCASEEEIWRVLNATGVYEGREHLIYGEPRKFITEELVQEKYLEYRRVAGSDPPRYEFLWGPRAHAETSKMKVLKFLVKVIDSAPTSFPAWYEDALRDEEEKVQTRNSTTNTLLPMIIAVPPTSSTFCPK; encoded by the coding sequence ATGCTTCACTCTCCAAAGCGTCCACGTTACATGCTTGAGCAAGACCTTCAGGACCAGATTGAGACAAGGCAAACGTTGAGTGTGCAGATTCCTGTAGCTATAGAAGAGGCCTCCTCCTCCTGTTCTCCCTCTCCTTTGGTACCAAACTTCTCTGAGGGGGTACCTGCTGCTGGAACACCAAGTACTCCCCAGAGTCCTCAGAGAATTTCTGCCACCTCTACTTCATCATACATATCAGATGAGAGCTCCAGCAGCAAAGAGGAAAATGTGAATACCATACCAGTCACTGAATCCTTGCTGAATGATGCCCTAGACAAGAAAGTGGTTGATTTGGTGCAGTTCCTGCTCCGCAAGTATCGAAAAAAGGAGCCCATCACAAAGGAAGACATGCTAAAGATGATCATCAGAAACTACAAGGAGTACTTCCCGGTGATCCTCAAGAAAACCCGTGAATGCTTAGAGCTTGTCTTTGGCCTTGATGTGAAGGAGGCAGATACCATTGGTCAGCTGTATGTCTTTGAGCACACACTAGACCTCACCTACGATGGGATGCTGAGCGATGACAGGGGCATGCCCAAGACTGGCCTCCTGATTCTTATACTGAGTCTGATCTTCATGGAGGGCAACTGCGCATCTGAGGAGGAGATCTGGAGGGTGCTGAATGCTACAGGGGTGTATGAGGGAAGAGAGCACCTCATCTATGGGGAGCCCAGGAAGTTCATCACAGAAGAATTGGTGCAGGAAAAGTACCTAGAATATCGGCGGGTAGCTGGCAGTGATCCTCCTCGCTATGAGTTCTTGTGGGGTCCCAGGGCCCACGCAGAAACCAGCAAGATGAAGGTCCTAAAGTTTTTGGTCAAGGTCATTGATAGTGCTCCAACTTCCTTTCCAGCCTGGTATGAGGATGCTCTGAGAGATGAGGAGGAGAAAGTCCAGACCAGAAATTCCACCACAAACACACTACTGCCAATGATAATTGCAGTACCACCCACATCCAGTACCTTCTGTCCCAAGTGA